The genomic stretch ACGACACGGCGGGACACCACCGTCTGGCTGCTGCCGCTGGGATACGTCAGCGCCTGGGCATGGGTGTCCAGCGCGCCGTCGGACTCGGACGCGGACGGGGCCGGCTCCATGGGGCCGCCGCAGCCCGCGAGGGCGCCTGTGAGCAGCAGGGCCAGGTTCAACCTGGAGAAGACACGACGAGCGACGCGTTCGGTGCGGACCATGGTGTGCTCCGAGGGCGGAGGGAGGTGCATCGGCACGCCCTGGGCACGCCCCCCTGGGCCCAGGGCGAAGTCGAAGTGCTCAGGGCACGCTCACGGTGGCTCGGGCCAGGGCGAGCCAGGAGTTTCGCCGGCCCGGGTCCTCCAGCGGCGCGGTGTCGTACCGCTGGGCGTACCCGGCGGCGCCGAGGCCGAAGAAGGACGTCACCCACCAGCGGACCGCGAGGGCGCCGCCCGTCGTACCGCCGGGCTGGATGTCGGAGGCACCCCGGCCCAGCCACAGCCGCTCCACGCGCGCGCCGAGCTCGACGGCGCCCGTGGGCACCTGCCCGGCGTTGACGGCGTCCATGCCGGTGGGGTCGTTCGGCGCCACGGGCCAGCGAGCGCCGTCGCCCCGGGGGCGTCCCACCACCACCCAGGACACCTCCAGCGAGGCACCCTGGCTCTCCATCCGCGGCAGTCCTTCGCGCGGGGTGTTGGGATTGCCATCGGTATCGCGAGAGCGCCGCTCCCAGGCCGCGGCGCCTTCCGCCAGCACCCGCACGGGCCCAACGTCCAGCCGCGCGTGCGCCTCCACCACCGAGCGAGGCCCTGACACCGGCGGGGGCCGGTAGAAGACGAAGTTCTGGGGGCCGATGCCACCGATGCCGGCCCGGTCGTAGGCGTTCTCCACATGGACACCCGCGCCAGCGCGGAAGCCCCAGAAGGCATCCACGTTGCCCCGGGCGCGGCCCCAGCGTCCGTCCACGCGGGCGTCCAGGGCGGGCAGGCTGTTGTCATTGCCCAGCGGACTGCGCGAGCCATTGCCCACGCGCACCCAGGCCTCCACGGGCAGCGCCTTGGGCGCCCACCAGGCCTCGATGCCCAGGTCGCGGCGCGGCCAGAACGTCTGCGCCAGCAGGGACAGCTCGGGAATGGCCCGAGTCTCCAGGTTCTCGTCGCGCGCGCTGATGAACAACGGCGTCTTCGACATGCCCATGGACAGGCGCAGCGACTCCCCCAGGGTGGCGGCCACGAAGGCGTCGACGAGCGCGGGCTTCTCCTGCGCCCACTCCGCCACGCCGGAGGCCATCAGCCAGGGCACGGGGTAGGCCCGGGCGCCCACGCGGAGGCGGGCCAGCGTGACGCCGTCGAAGCCCTCCACCTCGGAGACGTGCTGACGCCAGTCGATTTCACCCACCAGGACGGGCTGGAGCCAGTCCGGGGCCGCCAGCGCGGGCGTGCTCGCCAGCGTGGCCACTGCGATGAGGACATGGCGCATTCAGTCCACCGGGACAATCTGGAGGAAGTGCGTGGTGCCGTTGGACTCGTCCCTGTCGTGGTCGGCGAGGAAGAGGCGGCGGTTGGCGGCGTCGTAGGCGATGCCGCGCACGTTCTGGAAGCCACTGGCGATGACCCGCTGCGCGCCGGTGCTGGGATTGATGCTGACCACGGTGCCCTGACGGGTGCCCGTGAGCAGCGCGCCGCCCGGCCCGAGCGACAGCAGGTCCGGCTCGGTGAGGGTGGCGATGGTGGTCAGCTCCGAGGGACGCGCCAGCGGCGAGCGGTACACCTTCCCGGCAATCTGGTCCGCGATGTAGAGCGAGTCACCCACGGCCAGCACGCCCACGGGCTTCTCCAGCGCGCCCACCACCTCCTGCTCGGTGCCGTCCAGGTTGAGCAGGGCGATGGCGCCCACATTCACGTTGCTGTTGCGGACGAAGTAGGAGTTGAAGAGCCGCCCGTCCTCCGTCACCGTCAGGCCGATGCGGCGGCGGTTGGTGGGCAGTCCCGGCACTGTGCCGGTGGTGCCGTCCGGCCGCGCGAAGAGCACCGCGCCCGCCGTCCCGAAGCCGAAGCGCACCGTCACCAGCGTGCCGTCCGGCATCCGCACCACCTCACCCAGGTTGGTGCTGTTGGGCGGCGCGTCCGGCAGCGCGACGGCCAGGGACACGCCTTCACCGTCCCGGTATTTGAGGATGCGGTGGTTCTGGTCGTCGGCGATGTAGAGCGTTTCGTTCTCGGCGTCCCAGAACATCCCGTTGGGGTCGCCGTCCAGTGGGATGGCCTTGGGGCCCCGGTCCACGGGCGCATCATCCCCCGGACGGTCGGAGGGGGAGTCAGAGCAGCCCACGAGGGTGAGCAGGGCAAGAAGGGGCAACAGGGGAGCGCGCATGTCCGGGCTTCTAACTCACGGGACGGTGAATGTTGGCTGATTTCCCAGTCTAGAAAGCCTCGCCCACGTTCAAGTAGAAGCTCGGTTCGCTTCCGTAGGCGATATCGAGCCGGATATTGACGGGAACGTTTGACATGGGTGCGAAGCGCAGCCCTCCGCCAGCCGCGGGTTTGATGTCACGCAGGTCGAAGTCGCGTGGGCTGCGTGCCACCGTCGCCGCGGAGACGAAGGCCACGCCGCCCAGTCGCCAGAAGAGGGGCGCGCGGTACTCGACCTGCGCGCCCAGGTGCTGGCGCTCGCGGAAGCGCCCCTCCAGGTAGCCTCGGCTCAACTCCATCCCACCCAACCTTCCCGTGTCATAGAAGGGCGGTTCACCGTCGCGCAGGTCGACGAGTCCCTGCATCGCGAGAACGTGCCGCTGTCCCCATGGAAGTGTGAGGTAGCGCCGGACATCCAGCCGCAGCACATCGAAGACGTAGTCGGAGCTCCACGCGTCCCGCGCCCGGCGCAGGTTGAGCCGCGCCACCAGACCTGTCAGCGGATTGAGCGTGTTGTCCCGTGAGTCATAAAGGGCGGTGAGTCCGAATTGAACCGTCGAACCGCCCTCGGCGCCCGTCATGCGCCGCACCGCCCCGTCCTCCGCGACATAGGTGAAGCGCGCGTGCTGATAGCGCACGGTGGGGCCGACATAGAGGCGGGGGGCGATGCGCCACTTCGGACTCAGTTCAAGCTCGAAGAAGATGGGGGTGAAGTCCTCCTCGTCCTCCGCCCGCGTGCGTGCGCCCATGCCGAAGAAGCGGTCCGGGAAGCGCGCCGCGCTGGCGGTGGCCGTGAGGTTCAGCCGGTCGTCGAGCAGATTCACGTCCGGCTGGAGGAGGAGGGTGAACTGGCCACGGGTGCTCGCGGCGGCAGCCAGCATCACCTGGGACTCCCTGCCGCCTCGCGACGCCGGGGGCTGATAGATGAGCGATGCCGCGCCGCCCAGGAGGAAGCTCGTCTCCGGCTGGTAGGCGGGCAGCACGAAGGGGACGACGCTGAAGCGCCCCTCCGGTGCTTCCTCGCGAGTGGCCACGAGCAGGACGCCGAGGACGGCCGTGAGGAGCGGTGTCATGGCGGGGCCTCAGACGTTTTCGTCGAGCCAGTCGAACAGGCGCGCTTCGGCCAGCGCCGTGGACGCCGCCTGGCAGTGCAGGGGCGCGGCCTCTTCGTGGGTGAACATCATCAGGTGCTTGGGGCCCCGGAGCGCGTCGTAGAGCTTCTGGGATTGGCCCGGCGAGGCATCCTCCGCCTCGCCCTCCATGATGAGCACCGGGCAGCGGATGCGGTCGACGATGGCCTCGTTGGTGAACTCCTCCAGCTTGCGGAAGAGCTCCGACGGCGACCGGGCGCCATGCTTCCAATACACGTCACGCAGCCAGTACTGGGCGGTGGGCCAGCGGTCCGCGAGCGCGGTAATCGCCTGGTCGAACTTCTCCGGGTGTGACTTCAGCAGCGCCAGCGAGCCCGGGAGGAAGCGGTTGAAGTGCGAGCTGGTGGACTCCCACCAGCTGAGGACGCCGGGGTTGGCGATGCACAGGGCGATGCGATGCTCGAACGCCGCCGCCCGAGGCGCCAGGGCGCCGCCGAACGACAGGCCCATGAGGAGGATGCGGCGAGGGTCCACCCCGCTGATGCGCTCGGCCGCGTCCACCACGGGGCTGACGGCCTTCTCCCAATCCGGCCGGAAGCTCAGCCGGTGTTCCCGCAGCGAGCGGCCCTGGCCCGGGCCGTGGAACATGAGCACGTGGTAGCCGCGCCGGGCCGCGCCTTCCCAGACCCACTTCGTCTCCTCCGGCCAGGCATGCAGCCCCTGGTGGAGGAGGATGACGGGCGCGCTGGGCTTCGCGTGCGGCGAGCGCACGAAGTACGCCGCCAGCGAGGTGCCCTCGTAGGGGATGGCCAGCGGCTGCACGTCGTAGCCGAGCAGCCCGTTCGACTTCTCGAAGGTGGTGGCCGCCTGGCGCGTCACCTCGAGCGTCCGCGGGTCCTCCAGGTCCGTGTAGTGCATCGTCGCCGCGCGGTAGTAGTTCGCCGCGCGCGCGTAGGCCTGGCCGGCGCTCAGCAGGTGGCCCTTGGACTCGGCGTCCTGGGCGTGGCCGTGGACCCGCCGCGCCGTCTGGGTCCACGCCTCGAACCAGCTGCGCTCGTCCCCGGGCTGGATGCGGCTGGCCGTCTCCAGCACTTCTCCCACGTCGCTTTGGCCATGGGTGGCATGGCTGAGGAACCAGAGCACCTGGTTGTCCATCAGCCCGTCCCCCGTGAGGCGGATGTCGTACCAGGCGTCGCTTCGGGGGTTGAGGCCCTGCACGTCCTTGGACACTGGTGCCAGCG from Myxococcus xanthus encodes the following:
- a CDS encoding alpha/beta hydrolase family protein — protein: MGAGLFAGGAAAALGLRSALAPVSKDVQGLNPRSDAWYDIRLTGDGLMDNQVLWFLSHATHGQSDVGEVLETASRIQPGDERSWFEAWTQTARRVHGHAQDAESKGHLLSAGQAYARAANYYRAATMHYTDLEDPRTLEVTRQAATTFEKSNGLLGYDVQPLAIPYEGTSLAAYFVRSPHAKPSAPVILLHQGLHAWPEETKWVWEGAARRGYHVLMFHGPGQGRSLREHRLSFRPDWEKAVSPVVDAAERISGVDPRRILLMGLSFGGALAPRAAAFEHRIALCIANPGVLSWWESTSSHFNRFLPGSLALLKSHPEKFDQAITALADRWPTAQYWLRDVYWKHGARSPSELFRKLEEFTNEAIVDRIRCPVLIMEGEAEDASPGQSQKLYDALRGPKHLMMFTHEEAAPLHCQAASTALAEARLFDWLDENV
- a CDS encoding BamA/TamA family outer membrane protein, yielding MTPLLTAVLGVLLVATREEAPEGRFSVVPFVLPAYQPETSFLLGGAASLIYQPPASRGGRESQVMLAAAASTRGQFTLLLQPDVNLLDDRLNLTATASAARFPDRFFGMGARTRAEDEEDFTPIFFELELSPKWRIAPRLYVGPTVRYQHARFTYVAEDGAVRRMTGAEGGSTVQFGLTALYDSRDNTLNPLTGLVARLNLRRARDAWSSDYVFDVLRLDVRRYLTLPWGQRHVLAMQGLVDLRDGEPPFYDTGRLGGMELSRGYLEGRFRERQHLGAQVEYRAPLFWRLGGVAFVSAATVARSPRDFDLRDIKPAAGGGLRFAPMSNVPVNIRLDIAYGSEPSFYLNVGEAF